The proteins below come from a single Ruegeria sp. THAF33 genomic window:
- a CDS encoding polyamine ABC transporter substrate-binding protein gives MTIKTLTMTAVIALGTSAAFAEEVRVYNWSDYIDEDLLSKFEEETGLTLIYDVFDSNEVLETKMLAGGSGYDVVVPSGTFLQRQIQAGAFQELDMAKLPNAVNLWDVIQERTAGYDPNNAYSINYMWGTTGIGVNVDKVREVLGDDVALNSMDLVLKPENMEKLASCGVHFLDAPAEMIPMTLQYIGEDPDSHDPEVIKKVEDVLTSVRPYIQKFHSSEYINALANGDICVAVGWSGDILQARDRAAEADNGVNIEYHPFAEGSLMWFDQMAIPADAPNPEGAHKFLNFILDANNMAAASNYVYYANGNKASQEFLEEDVIGDPAIYPDEATMQNLYITTPYPAKTQRVVTRLWTKIKSGT, from the coding sequence ATGACAATCAAAACGCTGACCATGACAGCGGTCATCGCATTGGGGACTTCGGCGGCATTCGCCGAAGAGGTGCGTGTTTACAACTGGTCTGACTATATCGACGAAGATTTGCTGAGCAAATTCGAGGAAGAAACCGGTCTGACCCTGATTTACGATGTGTTCGACAGCAATGAGGTTCTGGAAACCAAGATGCTGGCCGGTGGTTCGGGATACGATGTGGTGGTGCCGTCGGGCACATTCCTGCAACGCCAGATTCAGGCGGGCGCATTTCAGGAACTGGACATGGCCAAGTTGCCGAATGCGGTAAATCTGTGGGACGTGATTCAGGAGCGTACCGCAGGGTATGATCCGAACAATGCCTACTCGATCAACTACATGTGGGGAACGACGGGCATCGGCGTGAACGTCGACAAGGTCAGGGAAGTCTTGGGTGACGATGTGGCCCTGAACAGCATGGATTTGGTTCTGAAGCCGGAGAATATGGAAAAGCTGGCCTCGTGTGGCGTTCACTTCCTTGATGCGCCAGCCGAAATGATACCGATGACCTTGCAGTACATCGGTGAAGACCCCGACAGCCATGACCCGGAAGTGATCAAGAAGGTCGAAGACGTTCTGACAAGCGTTCGCCCCTACATCCAGAAATTTCACAGTTCGGAATACATCAACGCGCTGGCCAATGGCGATATTTGCGTAGCCGTGGGGTGGTCCGGTGATATTTTGCAGGCGCGGGACCGCGCGGCCGAAGCCGACAACGGTGTGAACATCGAATACCACCCGTTCGCAGAAGGGTCGTTGATGTGGTTCGACCAGATGGCAATTCCCGCCGACGCGCCGAATCCGGAAGGTGCGCACAAATTCCTGAATTTCATTCTGGATGCCAACAACATGGCTGCTGCGTCCAACTACGTGTACTACGCCAACGGCAACAAGGCGTCTCAGGAATTTCTTGAGGAAGACGTGATCGGCGATCCGGCAATTTATCCGGATGAAGCCACGATGCAGAACCTGTACATCACGACTCCGTACCCCGCGAAGACACAGCGGGTCGTGACCCGTCTTTGGACCAAGATCAAGTCAGGCACCTGA
- a CDS encoding GntR family transcriptional regulator, with translation MDLIKNKASASTIDKGKQPAHEQVYQTLRSQILFGELVPGQPVTIQGLTDSLGVGMTPVREAIRRLISDGALVFQGNRRVSVPLLSPGDIQEMIFARTSIESELSRRATSNLQAEDIDHLELLDTHLDRMIADGDVGGYLRLNQAFHETLYSHANAPILSDLAERLWLRFGPSLRVVCGRFGTQSLPDRHKDIISALREGDAEKAAKATAQDIEQGMELMSDALTSA, from the coding sequence TTGGATTTGATCAAAAATAAGGCATCTGCGTCGACAATCGACAAAGGGAAACAGCCCGCGCATGAGCAGGTTTATCAAACGCTCAGATCACAGATCCTATTCGGCGAATTGGTTCCGGGCCAGCCTGTCACGATCCAGGGCCTGACTGATTCGCTGGGTGTTGGCATGACACCGGTGCGCGAAGCCATCCGCCGGTTGATCTCGGACGGGGCATTGGTGTTCCAGGGCAATCGGCGTGTAAGCGTGCCGCTGCTGTCCCCGGGCGATATTCAGGAAATGATCTTTGCCAGAACCTCAATAGAATCAGAGCTTTCAAGGCGCGCGACGTCGAATTTGCAAGCCGAGGACATCGATCATCTCGAGCTGCTGGATACCCATTTGGACCGTATGATTGCCGACGGGGATGTGGGCGGATATCTGCGCCTGAACCAGGCGTTCCACGAAACGCTGTACTCTCATGCAAACGCACCGATTCTCAGTGATCTCGCCGAAAGGCTTTGGTTGCGGTTCGGCCCTTCGCTGCGTGTCGTGTGTGGTCGATTCGGGACTCAAAGCCTGCCGGATCGGCACAAGGATATCATTTCAGCCTTGCGCGAAGGCGACGCCGAAAAAGCGGCAAAGGCAACGGCTCAGGACATTGAGCAAGGCATGGAATTGATGTCGGACGCCCTGACTTCCGCTTAA
- a CDS encoding aspartate aminotransferase family protein, with the protein MSTITNHMPTAELQALDAAHHIHPFSANGALGQEGARVITRASGVYLTDSEGEEILDAMAGLWCVNIGYGRDELADVAARQMRELPYYNTFFKTTHVPAIALAAKIAELAPGDLNHVFFAAGGSEANDTNIRLVRTYWAEKGQPDKNIIISRKNAYHGSSVGSASLGGMAGMHAQGGIPIPNIHHINQPNWWAEGGDMSPEEFGLARARELEEAIQELGEDRVAAFIAEPVQGAGGVIVAPDTYWPEIQRICDKYDILLIADEVICGFGRTGNWFGSQTVGIKPHIMTIAKGLSSGYAPIGGSIVNDEIAEVIGGTEFNHGYTYSGHPVAAAVALENLRILEEEKIVEHVRDVAAPYLKQKWEALADHPLVGEAKIVGMMASIALTPDKASRAKFASEPGTVGYICRDRCFANNLIMRHVGDRMIISPPLILTPADIDEMFVRIYKSLDEAQAEIIAQGLMKAAS; encoded by the coding sequence ATGTCCACCATAACCAACCATATGCCGACCGCCGAGTTGCAGGCGCTGGATGCGGCGCATCACATCCATCCTTTCTCGGCCAATGGTGCGCTGGGGCAGGAAGGGGCCCGCGTGATTACACGCGCCAGCGGGGTTTACCTGACCGACAGCGAAGGTGAGGAAATTCTGGACGCAATGGCAGGTCTTTGGTGCGTCAACATCGGTTATGGCCGCGATGAGCTGGCCGATGTCGCGGCGCGTCAGATGCGCGAACTGCCCTACTACAACACCTTCTTCAAGACGACCCATGTGCCGGCAATCGCACTGGCGGCCAAAATCGCCGAACTGGCACCAGGTGATCTGAACCATGTCTTTTTCGCAGCTGGCGGGTCCGAGGCAAACGACACCAATATCCGCCTCGTGCGCACATACTGGGCCGAGAAGGGGCAGCCGGACAAAAACATCATCATCAGCAGGAAAAACGCGTATCACGGGTCTTCCGTCGGGTCGGCTTCGCTGGGCGGCATGGCAGGCATGCACGCGCAGGGCGGCATTCCGATCCCGAACATTCACCATATCAACCAACCCAACTGGTGGGCCGAAGGCGGCGACATGTCGCCCGAGGAATTCGGCCTGGCCCGCGCGCGCGAGCTGGAAGAGGCCATACAGGAGCTGGGCGAGGACCGTGTCGCGGCCTTCATCGCCGAGCCGGTTCAGGGTGCAGGCGGCGTGATCGTGGCGCCCGATACCTACTGGCCGGAAATTCAGCGCATCTGTGACAAATACGATATCCTGTTGATTGCAGACGAGGTGATCTGTGGGTTCGGCCGAACCGGCAACTGGTTCGGATCGCAAACCGTGGGCATCAAACCGCATATCATGACCATCGCCAAGGGGCTCAGCTCGGGCTATGCGCCGATCGGCGGGTCCATCGTGAATGACGAGATCGCCGAAGTGATTGGCGGGACGGAATTCAACCACGGGTACACCTATTCCGGCCACCCCGTCGCCGCCGCCGTGGCGCTTGAGAACCTGCGCATTTTGGAAGAAGAGAAGATCGTCGAGCATGTGCGCGATGTTGCCGCCCCCTATCTGAAACAGAAATGGGAGGCGCTGGCCGATCACCCGCTGGTGGGTGAGGCGAAGATCGTCGGAATGATGGCCTCCATCGCTCTGACACCTGACAAAGCCAGCCGCGCCAAATTCGCGTCCGAGCCCGGCACGGTCGGCTATATCTGCCGTGACCGTTGCTTTGCCAACAATCTGATCATGCGTCATGTGGGCGACCGCATGATCATCTCGCCGCCGCTGATCCTGACCCCGGCGGATATCGACGAGATGTTCGTGCGGATTTACAAATCTCTGGACGAAGCACAGGCGGAAATCATCGCGCAGGGGCTGATGAAAGCCGCATCCTGA
- a CDS encoding lytic murein transglycosylase: MQKCVGGVMTVALWASMVQADISEKTTWPDSAVSGKTIQLVSADVAVSIRPVPRPAVEALRVSAAVTARFQAWLGAFQERAKQQGISERTLNRVFSDMIFDEDILKKDRNQAEFSKPIWEYLDSAVSDMRVSNGRAAMQRYRQVLQQIEAEYGVEKEVVTAIWGLETSFGSYRGSNRTLSSLATLAFDARRAQFFETQLIAALRIVQAGDVSAKNMLGSWAGAMGHTQFMPTSYLDHAVDFDGDGRRDIWSDDPTDALASAASYLARHGWKKGQPWGVEVLLPEGFDYATAKRDYTLLPSEWAARGVVGRDGKPVPDHGQAAILLPAGGQGVALMIFDNFSVIEAYNGADAYVIGIGHLSDRLAGGAPFQSDWPRGERALSFTEKKELQTRLTNAGFDTKGIDGRTGPNTINAVRAYQLAQGLVPDGYPTATLLERLR, from the coding sequence ATGCAAAAATGCGTAGGCGGCGTCATGACCGTCGCATTGTGGGCATCCATGGTGCAGGCGGACATATCAGAAAAAACGACTTGGCCAGACAGTGCAGTGTCCGGCAAAACGATACAGCTGGTCTCGGCGGATGTGGCGGTTTCGATCCGTCCGGTCCCGCGCCCGGCGGTTGAGGCTTTGCGGGTGTCCGCGGCCGTGACCGCACGGTTTCAGGCCTGGCTCGGCGCGTTTCAGGAGCGCGCGAAGCAGCAGGGTATATCGGAAAGAACATTGAACAGGGTGTTCTCGGACATGATCTTTGACGAGGACATCCTGAAAAAAGACCGCAATCAGGCTGAATTTTCGAAACCGATCTGGGAGTATCTGGATTCCGCCGTCTCGGACATGCGCGTTTCCAATGGTCGTGCCGCGATGCAACGATATCGGCAGGTGTTGCAGCAAATCGAGGCGGAATATGGCGTTGAAAAGGAAGTGGTCACGGCAATCTGGGGGCTGGAAACATCATTCGGCTCTTATCGTGGCAGCAACCGGACGCTGAGTTCCTTGGCGACACTGGCCTTTGATGCACGGCGGGCGCAGTTCTTTGAAACGCAGTTGATCGCCGCCCTGAGGATCGTGCAGGCAGGCGATGTCAGCGCCAAAAACATGCTGGGCAGTTGGGCAGGTGCGATGGGGCACACGCAGTTCATGCCAACCTCGTATCTGGATCACGCGGTTGATTTCGATGGCGATGGTCGGCGTGACATCTGGTCGGATGATCCGACGGATGCGCTGGCCTCGGCCGCGTCCTATCTGGCGCGGCACGGTTGGAAAAAGGGGCAGCCCTGGGGCGTCGAGGTGCTCCTGCCCGAAGGGTTCGACTATGCCACCGCCAAACGGGACTACACCCTGCTGCCGTCAGAATGGGCGGCGCGCGGCGTGGTGGGGCGTGACGGCAAACCGGTCCCGGATCACGGGCAAGCCGCAATCCTTTTGCCCGCCGGGGGGCAGGGTGTGGCGCTGATGATTTTCGACAATTTCAGCGTGATCGAGGCCTATAACGGGGCCGACGCTTACGTGATCGGTATCGGGCACCTGTCCGACCGGCTTGCGGGTGGCGCACCGTTTCAGTCCGACTGGCCCCGAGGTGAGCGGGCGCTGAGCTTCACCGAGAAGAAAGAGCTGCAAACCCGCCTGACCAATGCGGGGTTCGATACAAAGGGTATCGATGGGCGTACGGGGCCGAATACCATCAATGCGGTTCGCGCCTACCAACTGGCGCAGGGTTTGGTGCCGGACGGCTATCCAACTGCGACACTTTTGGAGCGGCTGCGGTGA
- a CDS encoding YafY family protein, whose translation MSRTARLFQLMQALRSGPSPRTSEQLAQDLGVSARTIHRDIDALRGLGAVIDGEAGFGFTLIEDATLPPLGFTDDELEALVLGLREVQVIGDPALSDAASAALRKLQGRLPQRQSHRLSHAVLAATRFNRPPAPTIDVAILRQATWDERAIEFSYTDAKGDATQRRVNPLSIVYMDRSNVLLGWCHLRQDFRVFRLDRMQDMSVTDQSFRPNRVPMLREVLAQIRAAHDAQERDEGA comes from the coding sequence ATGTCCCGCACCGCCCGATTGTTCCAACTGATGCAAGCCCTGCGTTCTGGCCCATCGCCCAGAACGTCTGAACAACTGGCGCAGGATCTGGGTGTGTCTGCCAGAACGATACACAGGGATATTGACGCGCTGCGTGGTCTGGGGGCCGTTATTGACGGTGAGGCAGGGTTTGGGTTCACCCTGATCGAAGATGCCACATTGCCGCCATTGGGTTTCACCGATGACGAGCTTGAGGCCCTGGTTCTTGGCCTGCGCGAAGTTCAGGTGATTGGTGACCCGGCCTTGTCAGATGCAGCCAGCGCCGCCCTGCGGAAATTGCAGGGGCGATTGCCACAGCGACAGTCCCATCGGCTGAGCCACGCGGTTCTGGCGGCAACGCGGTTCAATCGCCCGCCCGCGCCGACCATCGACGTGGCCATTTTGCGGCAGGCGACGTGGGACGAACGCGCGATCGAGTTCTCGTATACGGACGCAAAAGGCGATGCCACACAAAGACGGGTCAACCCGCTGAGCATCGTCTATATGGATCGATCAAATGTGTTGCTCGGCTGGTGCCACCTGAGACAGGATTTTCGCGTCTTCCGGTTGGATCGCATGCAAGACATGTCCGTGACAGATCAAAGCTTTAGACCGAACCGGGTGCCCATGCTGCGCGAAGTTTTGGCGCAAATCCGCGCAGCGCACGACGCGCAAGAACGCGATGAGGGTGCCTGA
- a CDS encoding glutathione S-transferase family protein: protein MLTLLTYPSAFGLFSASPFCVKTALMLQHSGQVWQRSDMLDPRRMPHQKLPVLRTPERLIPDSDLIRDWLEQKGAEFDQGLSDVEKAQSRALVRMAEEHLYFHIVLDRWGNDEVWPILRETFFTGIPALIRKPASNAIRKSVLKGITSQGIGRFSLPERMDRVERDLEAISAHLWQSRFLLADQPTSADMSVGPMLAAMRATPADTPLTRRVKQDNLLNSYVDRMEQAIPIA from the coding sequence ATGCTGACCCTTCTCACCTATCCTTCCGCCTTCGGACTGTTCAGCGCCAGTCCGTTCTGCGTCAAGACAGCCTTGATGCTTCAGCACTCCGGTCAAGTCTGGCAGCGTTCGGACATGCTTGACCCGCGCAGGATGCCGCATCAAAAACTGCCAGTGCTGCGCACGCCAGAGCGGTTGATACCAGACAGCGATCTGATCCGCGATTGGCTGGAACAGAAGGGGGCGGAGTTCGATCAGGGGCTTTCGGATGTGGAAAAAGCGCAATCCCGCGCGCTGGTACGAATGGCCGAAGAGCATCTGTATTTCCACATCGTTCTGGACCGCTGGGGCAATGACGAGGTCTGGCCGATCCTTCGCGAAACCTTTTTCACTGGAATTCCGGCTCTGATCCGAAAGCCGGCGTCCAATGCGATCCGAAAATCCGTTCTGAAAGGGATCACGTCACAAGGGATCGGCCGGTTCTCGTTGCCCGAGCGCATGGACCGGGTCGAACGCGATCTCGAGGCGATCTCGGCCCATCTGTGGCAATCCCGCTTCCTGCTAGCGGATCAACCGACTTCAGCAGATATGAGCGTCGGCCCGATGCTCGCCGCCATGCGCGCAACACCTGCCGATACCCCACTGACCCGCAGGGTCAAACAGGATAATCTGTTGAACAGTTACGTAGACCGGATGGAACAGGCGATACCGATTGCATGA
- a CDS encoding DUF1801 domain-containing protein, translating to MKPFDDPSVASAFEAMPPQARAGALALRDLILNTAESLPAANPLREELRWGQPAYLAPKGSTIRLGAHKSADFALFVHCQSRLIGDFTTAFPGEDRIDGNRAILFDDPRQIDETRHGWLIARALTYHL from the coding sequence ATGAAACCTTTTGATGACCCCTCGGTCGCCTCGGCCTTTGAAGCCATGCCCCCGCAAGCACGCGCGGGGGCCCTGGCGCTTCGCGATCTGATACTGAATACAGCAGAGTCTCTGCCCGCCGCCAATCCATTGCGAGAAGAGCTGCGCTGGGGCCAGCCCGCCTATCTTGCCCCCAAAGGATCAACGATCCGACTGGGGGCTCACAAATCCGCGGATTTCGCACTGTTCGTGCACTGCCAAAGCCGATTGATCGGTGATTTCACCACGGCCTTTCCGGGCGAGGACCGGATTGACGGGAACCGGGCCATCCTGTTCGATGACCCGCGCCAGATCGATGAAACCCGCCATGGCTGGCTGATTGCCCGGGCGCTGACCTATCACCTTTGA
- the rnr gene encoding ribonuclease R yields the protein MTRIPTKQEVLDWISANPTLTSKRDIAKAFGIKGADRIDLKRILKELEAEGHLEKRKRSYRDPDRLPPVSVLQVKAPNADGDLFARPLEWHGEGVEPIVLIIARASDPALGEGDRILARLTVVHEEDHNYEARLIRRIGTNPRKIVGIFRKGAEGGRIVPIDKAGSTEWLVAEGAALGARDGELVEAEQAGPKNRMGLPRARIVERLGDPTAPKAVSLIAIHQHGIPDDFPDKVIAEADKAKPVGLKGREDLRDMPLLTIDPSDARDHDDACYAHADDDPKNPGGHVIWVAIADVAAYVRPGTALDREARKRGNSSYFPDRVVPMLPDRLSGDLCSLHEGVPRACIAVRMRVDANGNKIDHRFVRGLMRSAASLNYAEVQEAIDGTPNDRTGPLLESVLKPLYAAYAALKKARVDRQPLELDLPERKIVLNDKGEVESVAFRDRLDAHRLIEEFMILANVAAAETLIAKRSPLLFRVHEEPAPEKLESLRETAQAAGLNLAKGQVLQTRHLNALLNAAAGTEDAELINLSTLRSMAQAYYSPENFGHFGLALRNYAHFTSPIRRYADLIVHRALISAHGWGKDGLTEDEIARLEETATHISDTERRSMMAERDTTDRYLAAYLSERVGNEFTGRISGIARFGAFVKMEETGADGLVPVRSLGREFFHFDREAGTLMGSDSGLIIAIGQRVTVRLTEATPVTGGLELELLSIDDQALPRGRGPAKRSTRRKAASTKRKKDKIKRKVERKRRQR from the coding sequence ATGACTCGCATCCCTACCAAGCAGGAGGTCCTGGACTGGATCTCGGCGAACCCCACCCTGACCTCGAAACGCGATATCGCCAAAGCCTTTGGCATCAAGGGCGCGGATCGGATTGATCTGAAACGTATCCTCAAAGAGCTTGAGGCCGAAGGCCATCTTGAGAAGCGCAAGCGCAGTTACCGCGACCCGGATCGCCTGCCGCCGGTCAGCGTGTTGCAGGTAAAGGCGCCGAATGCCGATGGCGACCTGTTCGCGCGGCCGCTGGAATGGCATGGCGAGGGGGTCGAGCCCATCGTTCTGATCATTGCTCGCGCCAGCGACCCGGCGCTGGGCGAAGGTGATCGCATTCTGGCTCGTCTGACCGTGGTGCATGAAGAAGATCACAATTACGAAGCCCGCCTGATCCGCCGTATCGGGACGAACCCTCGTAAAATCGTGGGTATCTTCCGCAAAGGGGCTGAAGGCGGGCGGATCGTGCCGATCGACAAGGCCGGATCGACCGAATGGCTGGTGGCCGAAGGCGCTGCGCTGGGCGCCCGGGATGGCGAACTGGTCGAGGCTGAACAAGCCGGGCCGAAAAACCGCATGGGTCTGCCACGCGCGCGTATCGTAGAACGGCTGGGCGACCCGACTGCGCCCAAGGCCGTTTCGTTGATTGCGATCCATCAGCACGGCATCCCGGATGATTTCCCCGACAAGGTGATTGCCGAGGCCGACAAGGCCAAACCTGTCGGCCTGAAAGGCCGCGAGGATCTGCGGGATATGCCTTTGCTGACGATCGATCCCTCGGACGCGCGCGATCATGATGACGCCTGTTATGCCCATGCAGACGATGATCCCAAGAACCCCGGAGGGCACGTCATCTGGGTCGCCATTGCTGATGTCGCCGCCTATGTGCGGCCCGGCACCGCGCTGGACCGCGAGGCGCGCAAGCGCGGCAATTCCAGCTATTTCCCCGACCGCGTCGTGCCGATGCTGCCCGACCGTCTGTCAGGTGATCTGTGTTCGCTGCACGAAGGCGTGCCGCGCGCCTGTATCGCGGTGCGGATGCGGGTCGATGCAAACGGCAACAAGATCGACCACCGGTTCGTGCGCGGGCTGATGCGCTCGGCCGCGTCCCTGAACTATGCCGAGGTGCAAGAGGCCATCGACGGCACCCCCAATGACCGGACCGGCCCGCTGCTGGAGTCGGTTCTAAAACCGCTTTATGCTGCATATGCCGCGCTGAAAAAGGCCCGTGTTGATCGCCAGCCGCTGGAGCTGGACCTGCCGGAACGCAAGATCGTGCTGAACGACAAGGGCGAGGTCGAAAGCGTGGCTTTCCGTGACCGGCTGGACGCGCACCGGCTGATCGAGGAATTCATGATCCTGGCCAACGTGGCCGCCGCCGAGACGCTGATCGCCAAGCGCAGCCCGCTGCTGTTCCGGGTGCACGAAGAACCCGCGCCCGAAAAACTGGAAAGCCTGCGCGAGACGGCGCAGGCCGCCGGGCTGAATCTGGCCAAGGGGCAGGTGCTCCAGACCCGTCACCTGAATGCGCTGCTGAATGCCGCCGCCGGCACCGAGGATGCCGAGCTGATCAATCTCAGCACCTTGCGGTCGATGGCGCAGGCCTATTACAGCCCGGAAAACTTCGGCCATTTCGGGCTGGCGCTGCGCAACTACGCGCATTTCACCTCGCCCATCCGGCGCTATGCCGACCTGATCGTGCACCGGGCGCTGATCTCGGCCCATGGCTGGGGCAAGGACGGGCTGACCGAGGACGAAATTGCCCGGCTCGAAGAAACGGCCACGCATATTTCAGATACCGAACGCCGCTCGATGATGGCCGAGCGCGATACGACCGACCGCTATCTGGCGGCTTATCTCAGCGAACGTGTGGGCAACGAATTCACCGGTCGGATCAGTGGCATTGCCCGGTTCGGGGCCTTCGTGAAAATGGAAGAAACGGGCGCGGATGGCCTGGTGCCGGTGCGGTCTTTGGGGCGCGAATTCTTTCATTTTGATCGAGAGGCCGGAACGCTGATGGGCTCGGATTCCGGGCTGATCATCGCCATCGGCCAGCGGGTCACGGTGCGGCTGACCGAGGCGACACCTGTGACCGGCGGGTTGGAGCTGGAGCTGCTGTCCATCGACGATCAGGCGCTGCCGCGCGGGCGCGGGCCCGCCAAGCGGTCGACGCGACGCAAGGCCGCCAGCACCAAACGCAAGAAGGACAAGATCAAGCGCAAGGTCGAACGCAAGCGACGTCAAAGGTGA
- a CDS encoding TIGR04282 family arsenosugar biosynthesis glycosyltransferase yields the protein MQRTLVIMVKEPQPGRVKTRLGREIGMVAAAWWFRHQTQSLIRRLRDPRWRIVLAVSPDQQGLNSRVWPADLPRAAQGRGDLGDRMGRMLRGMPKGPVCLIGADIPGISRRHIARAFDALGRSQMVFGPAPDGGYWLVGAQRYAALPASLFQNVRWSTEHALADTLASISGGRVSLLDQLRDVDTVADLEP from the coding sequence ATGCAGCGCACATTGGTGATCATGGTGAAGGAACCTCAACCGGGCCGCGTCAAAACGCGGCTTGGGCGAGAAATCGGCATGGTCGCGGCGGCGTGGTGGTTTCGGCACCAGACCCAGTCCTTGATCCGGCGGCTGCGTGATCCCCGCTGGCGTATCGTTTTGGCCGTCTCACCCGATCAGCAGGGTCTGAACAGCCGGGTATGGCCTGCGGACCTGCCGCGCGCCGCGCAGGGGCGTGGGGACCTGGGGGATCGCATGGGGCGGATGCTGCGCGGGATGCCCAAGGGGCCGGTTTGTCTGATCGGTGCGGATATTCCGGGCATTTCGCGCCGCCATATTGCCCGTGCTTTCGACGCATTGGGGCGTTCTCAGATGGTGTTTGGGCCAGCACCGGATGGTGGCTATTGGCTGGTCGGCGCGCAACGATATGCGGCCTTGCCGGCAAGTCTGTTCCAAAACGTGCGCTGGTCGACAGAACACGCATTGGCTGACACGCTGGCCTCGATTTCTGGCGGTCGGGTGTCATTGCTTGATCAGCTGCGCGATGTGGATACGGTTGCCGATCTTGAACCCTGA
- the dapE gene encoding succinyl-diaminopimelate desuccinylase: MTDPVQLTADLIRCPSVTPAEGGALVLLGSVLADAGFECTRVDRGGVSNLFARWGQKGHPRSFGFNGHTDVVPVGDEAAWTMPPFGAEIRDGVMYGRGATDMKSGVAAFAAAAIDFVRDTPPDGAIILTITGDEEGDALDGTTALLDYMDGADEHMSVCLVGEPTCPNKMGEMMKIGRRGSMTAWFTITGVQGHSAYPHRAKNPLPAMARLMDRLAGHELDQGTDHFDASTLAVVTIDTGNAATNVIPAQCKGTVNLRFNDLHSGASLSDWLKSEADEVAAQFGVEIDVAIKISGESFLTPPGPLSDLVAKAVEAETGASPELSTTGGTSDARFIKNHCPVVEFGLVGRTMHQVDECVEVAQIQQLKSIYSRILTDYFA; this comes from the coding sequence ATGACCGACCCCGTCCAATTGACAGCCGATCTGATCCGTTGCCCATCGGTCACACCTGCCGAAGGTGGCGCGCTGGTTCTGCTGGGATCGGTGCTGGCGGATGCGGGGTTTGAATGCACGCGTGTCGACCGTGGTGGCGTCAGCAACCTGTTCGCACGATGGGGCCAGAAAGGCCATCCGCGCAGTTTCGGGTTCAACGGCCATACAGATGTTGTGCCGGTCGGCGACGAGGCCGCGTGGACGATGCCGCCTTTCGGGGCCGAAATACGGGATGGTGTGATGTATGGGCGTGGGGCAACGGATATGAAATCCGGCGTTGCGGCGTTTGCGGCGGCGGCAATCGATTTCGTGCGCGACACCCCGCCTGACGGAGCCATCATCCTGACGATCACCGGCGACGAGGAAGGCGACGCGCTGGATGGCACGACCGCTTTGCTGGATTACATGGACGGCGCGGATGAACATATGTCAGTCTGTTTGGTGGGTGAGCCGACCTGCCCGAACAAGATGGGCGAAATGATGAAGATCGGCCGTCGCGGGTCGATGACTGCATGGTTTACCATCACCGGTGTTCAGGGGCATTCGGCCTATCCGCATCGTGCCAAAAACCCGTTGCCAGCCATGGCGCGGCTGATGGATCGGCTGGCGGGGCACGAACTGGATCAGGGCACGGACCACTTCGATGCGTCGACGTTGGCAGTGGTGACAATCGACACCGGGAATGCGGCCACCAACGTAATCCCGGCGCAGTGCAAGGGAACAGTGAATCTTCGATTCAATGATCTGCATTCCGGGGCCAGCCTGAGCGACTGGCTGAAGTCGGAAGCAGATGAGGTGGCCGCTCAGTTCGGCGTTGAAATAGATGTCGCAATCAAGATTTCAGGCGAAAGCTTTCTGACCCCGCCGGGGCCCTTGTCGGATCTGGTGGCCAAAGCGGTAGAGGCGGAAACAGGCGCATCGCCCGAGCTTTCGACGACCGGTGGTACGTCGGATGCGCGTTTCATCAAGAACCATTGCCCGGTTGTAGAGTTCGGTCTGGTCGGTCGCACGATGCATCAGGTCGACGAATGCGTCGAGGTGGCCCAGATCCAGCAACTCAAATCGATTTATAGCCGTATCCTGACCGATTATTTCGCCTGA